The Acinetobacter pittii genome contains a region encoding:
- a CDS encoding universal stress protein: MNRVIACIDSSPCINAIADAAAWVAKATGRELVLLQILDYYPASYHLGEISGVIGFESNAMLLKELAELEQKQSELALDYSNNLLRHISDLIQEKHGITSSKIQEKGDFLEQSFNLLHENDIVILGRVGERAAEKHKPIGSNVENFIRGANCTVLTIGENFKVPTRFIFAYEYSPTCQKMMRRIAQSDLLRTLQCHLVYVGDHPEILNEPEHYLKQAGLDVVTVYRYGDVAQNILEYQQEHGIQIIVLGAFSHSKIHQFFLGSIATTIFRNATVPLLVAK; this comes from the coding sequence ATGAACCGTGTTATTGCGTGTATTGACTCATCACCGTGTATTAATGCTATTGCCGATGCAGCAGCATGGGTTGCTAAAGCAACTGGACGGGAACTTGTATTATTACAAATTCTGGACTATTACCCAGCCAGTTATCATCTCGGTGAAATTAGTGGGGTAATCGGCTTTGAAAGCAATGCAATGCTGCTAAAAGAGTTAGCTGAGCTAGAGCAAAAACAAAGTGAACTCGCGTTAGATTATAGTAATAATTTACTCCGTCACATTTCTGATCTTATTCAAGAAAAACACGGAATTACCAGTTCAAAAATCCAAGAAAAAGGTGATTTTTTAGAGCAAAGTTTTAATCTCTTACATGAAAATGATATCGTCATTTTAGGTCGAGTCGGGGAAAGAGCCGCCGAAAAACATAAACCAATTGGTAGTAATGTCGAAAACTTCATTCGTGGTGCGAATTGTACTGTGTTGACCATTGGTGAAAACTTTAAAGTCCCAACCCGATTTATCTTTGCTTATGAATACTCGCCAACATGCCAAAAAATGATGCGCCGTATTGCCCAAAGTGACTTATTGCGAACACTGCAATGTCATTTGGTGTATGTAGGGGATCATCCAGAAATATTAAATGAACCAGAGCATTATCTTAAACAAGCGGGTCTAGATGTAGTCACCGTTTACCGTTATGGCGATGTTGCACAAAATATTCTAGAGTACCAACAAGAGCATGGTATTCAGATCATTGTGTTAGGGGCATTTAGCCATAGCAAAATTCACCAGTTCTTCTTGGGAAGTATTGCGACAACTATATTCCGAAACGCGACTGTACCGTTACTTGTGGCTAAATGA
- a CDS encoding DapH/DapD/GlmU-related protein, translating to MTDSLLKYREQHKHRLNYMPWLYWSLKPKHRAWAEEWQKEYQAYLMDMETVEIGENCFISPLAHIFAEPGRKIIIGDNSFIAADCTLHGPLEIGNEVAINHHCILDGGRAGIKLHDQVRIAAYCHLYAFDHGMQLDRPLYQQPVTSKGIEIEQDAWLGAHVGIKDGIKIGKHAVVGMNSMVTKDVEPYHIVGGNPAKFIRLRE from the coding sequence CTTAAACTATATGCCATGGTTATATTGGAGTTTAAAACCTAAACATCGTGCTTGGGCCGAAGAATGGCAAAAAGAATATCAAGCTTATTTAATGGATATGGAAACCGTTGAGATTGGTGAAAATTGTTTTATTTCACCTTTGGCACACATTTTTGCTGAGCCGGGGCGCAAAATTATCATTGGCGATAATAGTTTTATTGCGGCTGATTGCACATTGCATGGACCGCTTGAAATCGGTAACGAAGTCGCAATAAATCATCATTGTATTTTAGATGGTGGGCGAGCGGGCATAAAGTTGCATGACCAAGTCCGAATTGCAGCATATTGTCATTTATATGCATTTGACCACGGGATGCAATTAGACCGTCCGCTTTACCAACAGCCGGTTACTTCTAAAGGAATTGAAATTGAGCAGGACGCTTGGTTGGGTGCACATGTGGGGATCAAAGATGGTATAAAAATCGGTAAACATGCTGTGGTCGGGATGAATAGTATGGTGACCAAAGATGTTGAGCCGTACCATATTGTGGGTGGGAATCCCGCAAAATTTATTCGCTTAAGAGAATAA